The DNA sequence GCATGTGGCCAAGCTGCTGCGGGCGCCGGTGGTCCTGGTCGTGGACGCGTCGTCGCAGTCCCGGTCGGTGGCCGCGCTGGTGCACGGCTTCGCGTCCTGGGACCCCGAGGTCCGGGTCGCGGGGGTGATCCTCAACAAGGTCGGTTCGGACCGCCACGAGACGATGCTGCGCGAGGCGCTGGAGGGCTGCGGGGTGCCGGTGTTCGGCGCGCTGCGCCGGACGCGGGCGGTGCGGGCGCCGAGCCGTCATCTGGGTCTGGTGCCGGTGGCCGAGCGCCATGCGGAGGCGGTCGATTCGGTGGCCGTGCTGGCCGCCCGGGTGCGGGAGGGCTGCGATCTCGACGGGCTGCTGGCCCTGGCGCGCAGCGCGCCGCCCCTGTCCGGGCCGGTCTGGGATCCGGAGGAGGAGATCCGCCGGGCGACGGGGCCCGCCCCCGGCGCCGGGGGCCCGGCCGGACGAGAGGCGCGGCCGGTGGTCGCCGTGGCGGGCGGGGCCGCGTTCACCTTCTCGTACGCGGAGCACACCGAGCTGCTGACGGCGGCCGGGGCGCGGGTCGTCCCCTTCGATCCGCTGCGGGACGAGCGCCTCCCGGAGGGCACCGGCGGTCTGGTGATCGGCGGCGGGTTCCCGGAGGTCTACGCTCCCGAGTTGTCCGCGAACGAGCCGCTGCGCGCCGCCGTCGCCCAACTCGCCGCGTCCGGCGCGCCCATCGCCGCCGAATGCGCCGGGCTGCTGTATCTGGCGCGTTCGCTGGACGGGGAGCCGATGTGCGGGGTGCTGGCCGCCGAAGCGCGGATGTCGGAACGTCTGACGCTGGGCTACCGTGAGGCGGTGGCCGTCTCCGACACCTCCCTCGCCGCCGCGGGGACGCGGGTGCGCGGCCACGAGTTCCACCGCACCGCCATCGAACCCGGAGCGGGGCCGGAGCCCGCCTGGGGGCTCGTCCACCCGGAGCGTCGCACCGAGGGCTTCGCGCAGGGAGAGGTGCACGCCTCCTATCTGCATGTGCACTGGGCCTCGATCCCGGGGGCGGCGGCCCGGTTCGTCGACAGATGTGTGCCCTAGATGTGTGCCCTACGGCGAGTGAACGGAGGCGGTGAACGGAGACGGTGAGCTGAGGTGGAGGTCATCGGCCGGGTCACGGCCCGCCCGCTGCCGGGGTCACCGCTCGTAGTCGGGGTCGGGGCGAGCCGGGGGGTGTCCGCCGGCGAGGTGATCGGGCTGGTCGAGGCGACTTTGGCGGAGGCGGGCCTGGCACCGCGCGACGTGGCCGAGTTGGCCACGGTGGCGGCCAAGGCCGAGGAGGCCGGGCTGCTGACGGCGGCCGGACGGCTCGGGGTGCCGTTGCGCGGTTACCCGGCGGAGGCGCTGGCCGCGGTCGAGGTGCCGCATCCGTCCGCGGCGGCGCTCACCGCCGTGGGCACGGCCGGGGTCGCCGAGGCGGCCGCGCTGCTGGCCGCCGGTCCGGGAGGCGAACTGCTCGTGCCCAAACGGAAGTCCGCGCCGCACGGCCGCCCCGCGATGGCCACGTGCGCCGTCGCCCGCCGTCCGGTGGGCGTCCCATCCGCGCGGAGCGGGCAGCGAGGACCTGCCGTCGACCGCCCCGGCTCAGGTCAGTAACGTCTCGGGGCGGAACGGCCCGCTGTCCCCGCTGACCGTGACACCGGCATCACCCGCACCGGCACCACTTGCACCACCTGCGCCAAGGAGACCTCGTGACGACCCCGCCCGCGCTGCTCATCGCAGGCATCGGTACTCGAGACGACAGGCATGCCGCCGCCTTCCACGACTTCGTCGGGGAGCTGGCCGCACGCCACCCGGAGCTGCCCGTGGCGGGTGGCCTCACCGGACCGGGCGGCCGCCCGCTGTCCGACGCGGTCGCCCGGCTCGTCGGGGAGGGGGTGACCCGCTTCGCCGTCGTACCGATGACGCTGGTGGCGACGGCGCTCGACCCGGCGACGCCACCGACGGACTGCATCGCGGCCGCGCTGGCCCAGGAGGCGGAGCGGCATGCCGAGGCCGCGTTCACCTCCGCACGGCCGCTCGGCCCGCACCCCACGCTGCTGAATGTGCTGGAGCGGCGACTTGACGAGGCGCTGGGCAAAGGGCCCCGGCTGCCCTCGGACCGCGCGGAGACGACCGTGCTGCTGGTGGGCGACGGATCGCCGCTCCCCGAGGCCAATGCCGAAGTGCACCGCGCGGCCCGGCTGTTGTGGGAGGGCCATGGCTTCGCGGGCGTCGAGGTGGCCTTCGCCTCGCTCGCCGCACCGGATGTGATCTCGGGCCTGGACCGCTGCGCCAGGCTCGGGGCGCGGCGGATCGTGGTGCTGCCGTACTTCCTGTTCGCCGGCGACGCCCTGGAGCGGGTGCGGCAGCAGGCGGAGGGCTGGGGGCTCGCCCACCCCGAGGTCGAGGTGGTCGCCGCCGATGTCATCGGACCGGTGCGGGAGTTGGCCGAGCTCGTCATGGAGCGCTATGCGGAGGCGGCCCGGACCACCGGGCGGACCGACTTCCCCGATGAGCCGCACACCTTCGCCCACCCCGACGCCCACCCCGACGCCCGCCCCGACGCCGCCCATGCCGATGTCCGCGCCGATGTCCGCGCCGATGTCCATGCCGATGTCTCCGATGTCCGCTGACGCGTCGGCGGGCCGGCCCGCACACGGGCCGGCCGCCCCGTCCGCCGAGGACGAGCCCGCCGGGTTCGATCTGCGGCACCACGGGGACGCGGAGGTGCGGGGTGCCGACGCCGCCCTGACCGACCTCGCGGTCAATGTGCGGACCGGTACGCCTCCGGACTGGCTCAAGGCCCGTATCGCCGCGTCCCTCGACGGGCTGGCCGCCTATCCGGACGGGCGGGCGGCGCGGGACGCGGTCGCCGTACGGCATGGGCTTCCGGCCCGCCGAGTGCTGCTGACGGCGGGCGCCGCGGAGGCGTTCGTCCTGCTCGCCCGCGCCATCCCGGCCCGGTGTCCGGTGGTGGTGCACCCGCAGTTCACCGAGCCGGAGGCGGCGCTGCGGGACGCGGGGCACACGGTGCGGCGCGTGGTCCTCGAGGAGCGGGACGGCTTCCGGCTCGCCCCGGACGCGGTGCCGGACGAGGCCGATCTGGTGGTGATCGGCAACCCCACCAATCCCACATCCGTACTGCACCCGGCCGACACCCTGGCCGGTCTGGCCCGGCCGGGGCGGACGCTGGTGGTGGACGAGGCGTTCATGGACGCCGTCCCGGGCGAGCGCGAGTCGTTGGCGGACCGCGCCGATGTGCCGGGGCTCGTGGTGCTGCGCAGCCTCACCAAGACCTGGGGCCTGGCGGGGCTGCGGATCGGCTATGTGCTGGCGGAGCCGGACACCATCACGGCGCTGGAGCGGGTCCAGCCGCTGTGGCCGGTGTCCAGCCCGGCCCTGGCCGCGGCCGAGGCGTGCTGCACCCCGTCCGCGCTCGCCGAGGCCGCACGGGCCGCCGAGCGTACGGCCGCCGATCGGGCCCATCTGGCCGAGCGGCTGGCCGAGCTGACGGAGGTGCGGGTGTGCGGTCCGGCGGCCGGGCCCTTTGTGCTGATCCGTCTTCCGGGCGCGGCGGCGATCCGCACCCGGCTGCGGGATCTGGGCTTCGCCGTCCGCCGCGGTGACACCTTCCCGGGCCTGGGACCGGACTGGCTCCGGCTCGCCGTCCGCGACCGCGCCACGACGGACCGGTTCGTCATCGCTCTGGCGAAGGCCCTCGCGGAGGTGACCGCCTGACCCAGTGCGGCGGCCACCGCCTGACCGTGTGCCACGCGGGCGACGCGCGGCACACGGTCGGATTCGGATTCGGATTCGGATACGGCCGGCCCGTGCCACCCGGCCTCCGGGCCCAACGGACCAGGAGGCGTCAGGAGGCGTCAGGCGGCGGCACGACGCGTCAGGCGCCAAGGCACCTCAGGGACAAGACACCTCAGGCGGCACGACGCGTCGGCGGCGTCAGGAGGCGTCGCCGTCGGCGCCCGCGCGCCGGCGACGGGCCAGCAGGACGGCGCCGCCGCCCGCGGCGAGCAGCAGCGCGCCGCCGCCCACCAGATACGGCGTGGCCGAGCTGCCACCGGTCTCGGCCAGGTGCTCCGGCTCGGGCTTGGGCTCCGGCTTGGTCGGGGAGCTCTCGCTCGGGCTGGGCTCGACCGCCGCGGCGGTGGGCGCCTCACAGGTCGCTCGGGCGAGGGTGACCTGCCCCTCGACCTCGGAGACGTTCAGCTTGAGCGGGTTCACGGAGACCTTCAGGTTGAGGGCCGTGGCCGCCGCCGTGCGCGAGGTGGTGGCCGTCCGCGACAGATCGAGCCGGACCTGGCCGAGCGAGGGGACATCGACCGTGGTGGTGCCGCTCGTGCTCAAGGTGGCCTTCCGGCCGAGCACGCTGACGCTGCCGAGCAGGTTGGAGTCGGCGGTCGGCCGCTTTCCGGCGGCGCACACCGCCTTCGAGGTCACCTGCTCGACCGTGATCAGCGGCACCGCGGCCAGACCCGGCACATGGACGTGGGCGTTGACGATGTTGGAGTACCCCTCGGCCCGCTGCTTGTCCGCCGCGGCCCGCGCGGTGGCCACATCGGCCCGCAGCACGCTGAACGGGTGGCCCCCGTCCACGCCGTCCAGGGTGGCGGTGAGCGCGGTCTTGCTCGCGGTCGCGGGCGCCTGCACATCGTTCAGCGCGAGCGCGAGCGGTGCCGTGACGGTCTTGTTGAGCAGGGAGACATCGAGGTCGGTGCGGAGCACGACCGCACCCGCCTTACCGGTTTTCGCACCGGTTTCGGCCTGCGCGGTCGCCGCGGGCAGCAGGCCCAGGACGGAGACCGCGGCTGCGGCAGTGGCGGCCGCCAGGCGGCGGGTGGGCATGCCGAAGGAGGTGTTACTGGAACAGGACACGTGAGTTGACCCCCACAGGAGACATGGAGCCGCCGGCGCCTGCCGCGGGGGACTCCACGGGCGCCGACGGCCTCGACCACGCCATATTTGCGCACCGTGGGTAAACGGGCAGACACATGCGGTCCGTTCATCCCAACGGGTGTGGTTCGTCGCTCAGTTCGACCCCCGGGCCCTCTCCAGCACCCCCCGCCCCACCCGTCCCCCGGCGCCGTGTCAGCCGACCACCCGGCCCCGCAGCACGATCCGCCGCGGCGCCGTCAGCACCCGCACATCGGCGCGCGGATCCGTCTCGTAGACGACGAGATCGGCGGGGGCTCCCTCGGCGAGCCCCGGCCGCCCGAGCCAGGCCCGCGCCCCCCAAGTCGCCGCCGAGATCGCGTCCCGCGCCGGGATGCCCGCCTTCACCAGCTCGGCGACTTCCTGCCCGATCAGCCCATGGGCCAGGCCGCCGCCCGCGTCGGTGCCGGTGTAGATCGGGACGCCCGCGTCGTAGGCCGCCCGCACCGTCTCGTACCGGCGCGCGTACAGCCGCCGCATATGGTCGGCCCAGCGCGGGTACCGCATGTCGCCGGCCAGCGCCAGCCGGGGGAAGGTGGCGATGTTGACCAGGGTCGGGACGATCGCCACGCCTCGCTCCGCGAACAGCGGGATGGTCTCCTCGGTCAGCCCGGTGGCGTGCTCGACGCAGTCGATCCCCGCCTCGACCAGCGGGGCGAGGCTCTCCTCGGCGAAGCAGTGCGCGGTGACCCGGGCGCCCAGCCGGTGCGCTTCCGCGATGGCCGCCTCGACCGCGCCGCGCGGCCAGCAGGCCGCCAGGTCGCCGGCCTCCCGGTCGATCCAGTCGCCGACGATCTTGACCCAGCCGTCGCCGCGCCGCGCCTCCGCGGCCACGTAGGCGACCAGGTCCTCCGGCTCGATCTCATGCGCGTAGTTGCGGATATAGCGCTTGGTGCGGGCGATGTGGCGGCCGGCCCGGATGATGCGGGGGAGGTCCTCGCGGTCGTCGATCCAGCGGGTGTCGGCCGGTGATCCGGCGTCCCGCAGCAGCAGTGCCCCGGCGTCGCGGTTGGTCAGCGCCTGTTTCTCGCTCTTCGCCTCGCCCACCGCACCATGGGAGTCGAGTCCGACGTGGCAGTGGGCGTCGACGAGTCCGGGCAGGACCCAGCCCTCGACCAGCCGGACGTCCCTGGCCCCGGCCGGCCGCTGGAACGTGATCCTGCCGTCCACCACCCACAGCTCGTCCCGGATGTCCCCGGCAGCGTCGCCGGTGTCCGGCCCGACCAGCACCCGGCCCTTGATGTGGAGTACCGCGCTATCCCTCATGCCACGCACTGTACGAGACCGGGGCAGGGCGCTGACCGGCCAATTCCCGCGAGTGGTTACGGCGCCACTCGAACAACATGCGCAGCGCTGCTACGCTCACGCAACCCACCGGACGCGCGGCAGTGAGGAGGTCCTCGTGAGCGCTCCCGCCGATGACGCGGCCACCGCGGGCACCGCGCGCGCCGCGCGGATGGACGCGGCGCGCGGCCCGGACACCCCACGGGAGGTGCCGTCGGACGCGTCCGACGCACCGGACGGCCCCGACGGCTTACCGGCCGGCGCACCGGCCCGCTCGCACACCGGCTCCCCGGCCCGTTCGCACACCGGCCCGCAGGCCGACCCGCAGGCCGACCCAGACACCGACCCGCAGGCCGAGTTCCGGGACTTCTTCGAGCGGCACCATGCCGAACTGGCCCGCCTCGCCCATCTGCTGCTCGGCAGCTCCGACGGGGCGGACGACCTGGCGGCCGACGCGCTGGTGGCGGTCTGGCACCAGTGGGACCGGGTGCGGGCCGCCGACCATCCGGCCGCGTACGCCCGGGGGGTGGTCGCCAATCTGGCCCGGTCCCGGATCCGCAGCCTGGTGCGGGAGCGGCGGCGGGTGGCGCTGTTCTCCTCGCAGCGCGCCGACCACGTGGACGACCCGGATGTATCCGCCGTGGTGGATGTGCAGGCCGCGCTGGTCCGGCTGCCGTTCCGCAAGCGCGCGTGTGTGGTGCTGCGCCACGCCTTCGATCTCTCCGAGCGGGAGACGGCCCGTACGCTGGGCATCTCCGTGGGCACGGTCAAGAGCCAGACCTCCCGTGGAATCGCCGAGTTGGAGCGGCTGCTCGGCCCTCCGGACGGCGAGGGGGAGCTGCCCACGGCGACGGAGGCCGAGCGGACGGTGCGGACGCTCCGCTCCGGGGGCGCGGGCCGCACCGGGCCGGCCCGCCACTCGGGGCATATGGGCCACGCCGGGCACGCGGGAGGGGGCGGTTGATGATCGAGCATCGCGAGCGCCACGAGGGCCGCGATGTCGTCGCCGAGCTGCGGGCGGCCGCCGGCTCCCACGAGCCGGACCGGAGCCGGATGCTGGCCCGGGTCACGGCGGGCATGGCGGCCGCGGACCGGGGCCGCGACCCGCGGACGAGTCCGCGCCGGACACGCCGACCGCGCTGGACCCACTGGACGCGCCGGACACCCCGGACACGCCAGACACACCGGACGCAATGGACCCGGGTGCTGGGCCCGGTGGCCGGGCTGGCCGCGGCGGTCGCCGCGGCGGGCATCGCGGTGGTGGCCACGGACAGTGCCGAGCCGCCGCAGACGGTGCGCACCTCGGGCGAGCCCTCCGCGCCCGCGGCGGGCGCGGCCGGGCACCCCGGGGACGAGCCCGACGGGGGGTCGCCGGGCGCTGGGGGTTCGCAGGGCGATGCTGAGCGGCACACGCCGAGCGCCTATCCCACCGCGGCCGGTCCAAACCACCTCGCCGAGCCGACCGTGCGGTCGAAGGGCGCCGTCAACGCCCATGCGAATCCGTACTGGGCGCAGAGCGACATCACGCTCTCCATCGGTAAGCCGCTGACCTCGCTGACGGTGGAGCTGCGGGTCGCGGACACCGGGCAGGTGCGGACCACCGGGTCCTGGAGCACGCTGCCGGCCGGTGATGTGACCACGTCCGCCCACGTCGAGGACGGGGTGCTGGTCTACCGCTGGACGCTCCGGAAGGGGGCGACCGTGCCCGCGGGCCGGCAGGTCTTCGCCGGGCAGTACAACCACGCCCAGGGCGACCGGGACACCGGCCGGGACGCGTACTCCGCCTCGGGCAACGGCGCCTCCGGGCCCTTCGCGGTGCGCGGCGACTTCCCTCGGTCCCCTGTGGCCGATTGAATTCGATGCGATCCGCGACAGTGGCATGCGACAACCCGCGACGATCCGGGAGAGGAATTCCACGCGTTTTTCCGCTACTGCTTCCGCATTCGTCTGCCCGCTTTTTTGATTCCTAAACAAAAAAGTTTTCCACGGGGTTTCCGTCTCATAATTCAAACCGGTCACCGGCCGGTTACGCATATGTGACACACCCCACACCGGGTCCGTTTTAACCCAGTATCTCCCCGACAAATCGCCCTCTTTCGGCGAGCGGCCGCGCGCACGCACGCTCCCGCGTGATAACACACCCACCCCCCTCTCCGTAACCCCTCACCGCGATGCATTTTCAGATTCTGCTGGGTAAATTGAATTTGCATGACCGCCGTACAAGCAGACCTTGTCCGTAGCGATTTGGATTTGCCGGAGGGCCTCACCCTCGACACCCCACGCGTCGAGGACGGAGCCGCGATCTGGCGAATCGCCCGCGACTCCAAAACCCTGGACCTCAACTCCTCCTACAGCTACCTCCTGTGGTGCCGCGACTTCGCCGCCACCTCCGTCGTGGCGCGCGACGCCGACGGCGGACCGGTCGGCTTCGTCACCGGTTACATCCGCCCCGAGCTCCCCGAGACCCTCGTCGTCTGGCAGGTCGCCGTCGACCATGCCTGGCGTGGCCGCCGACTGGCCGCCACCCTGCTGGACGGGCTGGTGGGCCGGGTCGCCGAGCTGGGCGTCCGTGGCATCGAGACGACGATCACCCCTGACAACACCGCCTCGAACCGGCTGTTCACCTCGTTCGCCGAACGGCACGACGCGCCACTCGAGCGTGAGGTGCTCTTCCACGGCGGTCTGTTCCCCGACGGTGCGCATGAGCCCGAGGTGCTCTACCGCATCGGTCCGCTCGGCCCGCGCGCGGACCGGACCTGACTTCCCACCCCCTGAACCCCCACCCTCCTCACCCCTCACACCCCTCTCCCAGGAGAACGCTGTGACCATCACCCCGCCCGCCCTGAGCGTCTTCGAGGCCCTGGAGTCGGAGGTGCGCAGCTACTGCCGTGGCTGGCCCGCCGTCTTCGACCGCGCGCAGGGCAGCCACATGTACGACGAGGACGGCCACACCTATCTCGACTTCTTCGCCGGGGCCGGGTCGCTCAACTACGGCCACAACAACCCGGTACTGAAACGGGCGCTGATCGACTACATCGAGCGTGACGGCGTCACGCACGGCCTGGACATGTCCACCACGGCCAAACGCGCGTTCCTGGAGTCGTTCCAGAACAACATCCTGCGCCCGCGCGACCTGCCCTACAAGGTCATGTTCCCGGGCCCGACCGGCACCAACGCCGTCGAGGCCGCCCTGAAACTGGCCCGTAAGGTCAAGGGCCGCGAGGCCATCGTCTCCTTCACCAACGCCTTCCACGGCATGTCGCTGGGCTCGCTGGCCGTGACCGGCAACGCCTTCAAGCGCGCCGGTGCGGGCATTCCGCTGGTCCACGGCACCCCGATGCCGTTCGACAACTACTTCGACGGCACCGTCCCGGACTTCCTGTGGTTCGAGCGGCTGCTGGAGGACCAGGGCTCCGGCCTCAACCAGCCCGCCGCCGTGATCGTCGAGACCGTGCAGGGCGAGGGCGGGATCAACGTGGCCCGGCCCGAGTGGCTGCGCGCCCTGGCCGAGCTGTGCGAACGCCAGGACATGCTGCTGATCGTCGACGACATCCAGATGGGCTGCGGCCGCACCGGTGCCTTCTTCTCCTTCGAGGAGGCGGGCATCACCCCGGACATCGTGACGGTCTCCAAGTCCATCAGCGGCTACGGCCTGCCGATGTCGCTCACCCTCTTCAAGCCCGAGCTGGACGTCTGGGAGCCCGGCGAGCACAACGGCACCTTCCGCGGCAACAACCCCGCCTTCGTCACCGCCGCCGCGACCCTGGACACCTACTGGGCCGACGGCCAGATGGAGAAGCAGACGCTGGCCCGCGGCGAGCAGGTCGAGCGGGCGCTGCGCGCCATCTGCGAGGAGCAGCCGGGCACCCAGTTCCGCGGCCGCGGCCTGGTGTGGGGCCTGGAGTTCGACGACAAGCCGCGCGCCTCGGCGGTCTGCCGGCGCGCCTTCGAGCTGGGGCTGCTGCTGGAGACCTCCGGCCCCGAGAGCGAGGTCGTCAAGCTGCTGCCCGCGCTGACCATCTCCCCCGATGACCTGGACGAGGGGCTGCGGACCCTCGCCCGCGCGGTCCGCGAGACCGCATAACACCCCCGCCCCGCAGAGAAGAGAAAGGCTAGAACTCACCGTGATCGTCCGATCCTTCAAGGACATCGAGGGCACCGACAGGCACATCAAGTCCGCGTCCGGCACCTGGGAGAGCAAGCGCATCGTGCTCGCCCGGGAAGGCGTCGGCTTCTCGCTGCACGAGACCATCCTCTACGCGGGCACCGAGACGTCGATGTGGTACGCCAACCACATCGAGGCGGTGCTGTGCGTCGAGGGTGAGGCCGAGCTCACCAACGACGAAACCGGTGAGAAGCACTGGATCGCGCCCGGCACCATGTACTTGCTCAACGAGCACGACAAGCACACGCTGCGTCCCAAGACGGACTTCCGGTGCGTCTGCGTCTTCAACCCGCCGATCACCGGACGGGAGGACCATGATGAGAACGGCGTATACCCGCTGATCACCGAGACCGAGGAGGCTTGATCCGATGACCGCGGTCACTGACCTGTACCCGACCCGTGGGTCCGTGGAGGTGGCGACGCCGCGCGTGGACCCGGTGGTGTGGTCCGAGCCCGGGGCCCCGGGGCCGCTGCAACCGTCCGAGCTGAGCGATTTCGATCGCGACGGCTTCCTGGCGATCGACCAGCTGATCACTCCGGACGAGGTGGCGGTCTACCGCGCCGAGCTGGACCGGATGATCGCCGACCCGGACGTGCGGGCCGACGAGCGCTCGATCGTCGAGCCGAAGTCGCAGGACGTACGGTCGGTGTTCGAGGTGCACCGGATCAGTGAGGTCTTCGCCCAGCTGGTACGCGACGAGCGGGTGGTGGGCCGGGCCCGGCAGATCCTCGGCTCGGACGTGTACGTCCACCAGAGCCGGATCAACGTCAAGCCGGGCTTCGGCGCCTCGGGCTTCTACTGGCACTCGGACTTCGAGACCTGGCACGCCGAGGACGGGCTGCCGAACATGCGCACCGTATCGGTCTCGATCGCGCTCACCGAGAACTTCGAGTACAACGGCAGCCTGATGATCATGCCGGGCTCGCACCGCACCTTCCTCGGCTGTGCGGGCGCGACGCCGAAGGACAACTACAAGAAGTCGCTCCAGATGCAGGACGCGGGCACCCCGTCCGACGAGGCGCTCAGCGGCTTCGCCGACAAGCACGGCATCAAGCAGTTCACCGGCCCGCCCGGTTCGGCGGTCTGGTTCGACTGCAACTGCATGCACGGGTCCGGCGACAACATCACGCCGTACTCCCGCAGCAATGTGTTCATCGTGTTCAACAGCGTGGAGAACACGGCGGTCGAGCCGTTCGCCGCGCCGGTCCGCCGGCCGGAGTTCATCGGGGCCCGGGACTTCACGCCCGTACGGTGACGGCCGTTGGCAACCGTGACGTGACGTGACGTCCGTGATCTGAGGGAAGCCGGGGCACCCGGCTTCCCTCAGGTTTTCCGTGCCACGGGCCCCGGCTTCCCCCAGGGCTTTCCGCGTCACGCGGTGTCTCAGCCGGAGAGCGCCGCCAGCAGCCGGTCCACATCGGCCGGGGTGTTGTAGAGGTGGAAGGCGGCACGGAGGTTCCCGGCCCGCGCCGATACGGCGACGTTCGCCTCCGCCAGCCGTGCCGCGGCATCGCCCAGGCCCGGTACGGAGACGATGGCCGAGCCGGGGGCGTCGACGGGCCGGTGGCCGAGCTCGGCGAGCCCGGTGCGGAAGCGGTCGGCGAGCGCGCGGTCGTGGGCCGCGATGGCCTCGATGCCCACCTCCTCGAGCAGGGCGAGGGAGTGCCGGGCCGCGACATAGGAGTACATACTCGGGCTCTCGTCGAAGCGGCGGGCGGAGTGGGCGAGTTCGGCCACCGGCCCGTAGCAGCTGTCCCAGGGCTTCTCGCCCGCGACCCAGCCCGCGAAGACGGGGGTGAGTTCGCCGAGGTCCTCGGGGACGGTCAGGAAGGCGACCCCGCGCGGGCACAGCTGCCACTTGTAGGACACGCAGACGGTGTAGTCGGCCTCGGCCGCGCGCACCGGGAACCAGCCGACCGCCTGACTGGTGTCCACCAGGGTGCGCGCCCCGTGGGTCCGGGCCGCCTCCCGGATGGCGGCGAGATCGGCGATCCGGCCGTCCGCCGACTGGACCGCGCTCACGGCCACCAGCGCCGTACCGGGCCGTACCGCCTCCGCGATCTCCTCCAGCGGCACGATGCGCAGCTTGAGGTCACCGCGCACGGCGAAGGGGTTGACCAGGGAGCTGAAGTCGCCGTCGGCCACCAGGACTTCGGCCCCGGGCGGCAGCGAGGTCGCGATCATTCCGGCGTACACGGCGACCGAGCTGCCCGCGGCGACCTGCCGCGCCGGTACGCCGACGAGCCGGGCGTAGCTGGCCCGGCTCTGCTCGACCGCCTCGAAGGCCGCGTCGGCGACGGGCCCTCCGGCGGCCGCGTCGTCCAGGGCCGCCTTCATGGCGGCCACCGCACGTGCGGGCATCAGACCGCTGGACGCGGTGTTCAGATATGTCGTCTGTGGCGCGAACTCGGCGCCGGCCAGGCTCTCCATGCCCATCAACTATGGGCCGGTCGCACTTCGGCGTCCATCGCGTTTTCCTGTCGAATGCCCTCAAGCGATCCTTATGCATCCCCGCTGACCTGCGGTGATGCCAACGCCTGGCAGGTGGGCCGCCGGACGCCGGTGGGCCGCCGGACACGGGTGGGCCGCCGGACGCGGGTGGGATTCCGCGCGTCCGGCGGCCGTGCCGTGGGGTGTCAGTCGCGCTGCTCCCGGACGCCGTTGATGCGCCGGGGCAGCCCGAGCGGGTTCTCCTCGCGCAGCTCCGGCGGCAGCAGGGCGGCCGGGGTGTCCTGGTAGCTGACCGGCCGCAGCCAGCGCTCGATGGCGGTGCCGCCGACCGAGGTGGAGGTCGAGGTGGTGGCCGGGTACGGGCCGCCGTGGTGCTGGGCGGGGGCGACCGCGACACCGGTCGGCCAGCCGTTGACCAGGACCCGGCCGGCCAGCGGGGTGAGCTCGGCGATCAGTTCACCGGCCCGGCCCTCGGTGCCCTCGGCCTCGGCGGCGGAGATCTGGACGGTGGCGGTGAGGTTGCCCTGGAGCCGGCCGAGCACCGCGCTGATCTCGTCGTCGTTCTCGTAGCGCGCCACGACGGTCACCGGGCCGAAGCACTCCTCCAGCAGCACATCGTGCGGGCCGTCCTCGGTGAGCCGCCGCGCCGGGACGGTCAGGAAGCCCGCGCTGACCGTGTGCTCGCCGCCGGCGCCGGGGGTGACCGGGGCCTCCACCTCTGCCAGCTCGGCGCGCTCCTTGACCCCGGCGACGAAGTTGTCCCGCATCCGGTGGTCGAGCAGGACGCCGGCGTCGGTGTTGCTGACCGCGTCGGTGAGGGACTTCACCAGGCCGTCGCCCGCCGGGCCGGCCGGGGCCAGCACGAATCCGGGCTTGGTGCAGAACTGGCCCACGCCCAGGGTCATGGAGCCCGCGAGCCCCGCGCCGATCTCGTCGCCGCGCTCGGCGGCCGCGGCCTCGGTGACCACGACCGGGTTGAGGCTGCCCAGCTCGCCGTGGAACGGGATCGGCGTGGGCCGGGCGGCCGCGGCGTCGTGCAGGGCGCGCCCGCCGCGGACCGAGCCGGTGAAGCCGGCGGCGGC is a window from the Streptomyces luomodiensis genome containing:
- the ectA gene encoding diaminobutyrate acetyltransferase, translating into MTAVQADLVRSDLDLPEGLTLDTPRVEDGAAIWRIARDSKTLDLNSSYSYLLWCRDFAATSVVARDADGGPVGFVTGYIRPELPETLVVWQVAVDHAWRGRRLAATLLDGLVGRVAELGVRGIETTITPDNTASNRLFTSFAERHDAPLEREVLFHGGLFPDGAHEPEVLYRIGPLGPRADRT
- the ectB gene encoding diaminobutyrate--2-oxoglutarate transaminase gives rise to the protein MTITPPALSVFEALESEVRSYCRGWPAVFDRAQGSHMYDEDGHTYLDFFAGAGSLNYGHNNPVLKRALIDYIERDGVTHGLDMSTTAKRAFLESFQNNILRPRDLPYKVMFPGPTGTNAVEAALKLARKVKGREAIVSFTNAFHGMSLGSLAVTGNAFKRAGAGIPLVHGTPMPFDNYFDGTVPDFLWFERLLEDQGSGLNQPAAVIVETVQGEGGINVARPEWLRALAELCERQDMLLIVDDIQMGCGRTGAFFSFEEAGITPDIVTVSKSISGYGLPMSLTLFKPELDVWEPGEHNGTFRGNNPAFVTAAATLDTYWADGQMEKQTLARGEQVERALRAICEEQPGTQFRGRGLVWGLEFDDKPRASAVCRRAFELGLLLETSGPESEVVKLLPALTISPDDLDEGLRTLARAVRETA
- the thpD gene encoding ectoine hydroxylase encodes the protein MTAVTDLYPTRGSVEVATPRVDPVVWSEPGAPGPLQPSELSDFDRDGFLAIDQLITPDEVAVYRAELDRMIADPDVRADERSIVEPKSQDVRSVFEVHRISEVFAQLVRDERVVGRARQILGSDVYVHQSRINVKPGFGASGFYWHSDFETWHAEDGLPNMRTVSVSIALTENFEYNGSLMIMPGSHRTFLGCAGATPKDNYKKSLQMQDAGTPSDEALSGFADKHGIKQFTGPPGSAVWFDCNCMHGSGDNITPYSRSNVFIVFNSVENTAVEPFAAPVRRPEFIGARDFTPVR
- a CDS encoding ectoine synthase encodes the protein MIVRSFKDIEGTDRHIKSASGTWESKRIVLAREGVGFSLHETILYAGTETSMWYANHIEAVLCVEGEAELTNDETGEKHWIAPGTMYLLNEHDKHTLRPKTDFRCVCVFNPPITGREDHDENGVYPLITETEEA
- a CDS encoding SigE family RNA polymerase sigma factor, whose product is MSAPADDAATAGTARAARMDAARGPDTPREVPSDASDAPDGPDGLPAGAPARSHTGSPARSHTGPQADPQADPDTDPQAEFRDFFERHHAELARLAHLLLGSSDGADDLAADALVAVWHQWDRVRAADHPAAYARGVVANLARSRIRSLVRERRRVALFSSQRADHVDDPDVSAVVDVQAALVRLPFRKRACVVLRHAFDLSERETARTLGISVGTVKSQTSRGIAELERLLGPPDGEGELPTATEAERTVRTLRSGGAGRTGPARHSGHMGHAGHAGGGG
- a CDS encoding amidohydrolase family protein, encoding MRDSAVLHIKGRVLVGPDTGDAAGDIRDELWVVDGRITFQRPAGARDVRLVEGWVLPGLVDAHCHVGLDSHGAVGEAKSEKQALTNRDAGALLLRDAGSPADTRWIDDREDLPRIIRAGRHIARTKRYIRNYAHEIEPEDLVAYVAAEARRGDGWVKIVGDWIDREAGDLAACWPRGAVEAAIAEAHRLGARVTAHCFAEESLAPLVEAGIDCVEHATGLTEETIPLFAERGVAIVPTLVNIATFPRLALAGDMRYPRWADHMRRLYARRYETVRAAYDAGVPIYTGTDAGGGLAHGLIGQEVAELVKAGIPARDAISAATWGARAWLGRPGLAEGAPADLVVYETDPRADVRVLTAPRRIVLRGRVVG